A portion of the Pseudomonas sp. GR 6-02 genome contains these proteins:
- the csrA gene encoding carbon storage regulator CsrA — MLVLSRVVGELISIGDNISVRVLAVNGSSVRFGVEAPQQVNVHRAEVYERIQIKQAKAKAR, encoded by the coding sequence ATGCTTGTACTCAGTCGCGTTGTGGGCGAATTGATATCCATTGGTGACAACATTTCCGTGCGGGTGCTCGCCGTCAACGGAAGCAGTGTGCGCTTCGGTGTTGAAGCGCCACAGCAGGTCAACGTACACCGCGCCGAAGTCTACGAGCGCATCCAGATCAAACAGGCAAAAGCCAAGGCTCGTTAA
- a CDS encoding osmoprotectant NAGGN system M42 family peptidase, with the protein MTSKIPEPDLDYLQKVLLEMLAIPSPTGFTDTIVRYVAERLEELGIPFEMTRRGTIRATLKGKRNSPDRAVSAHLDTIGAAVRAIKDNGRLTLAPVGCWSSRFAEGSRVSLFTDNGVIRGSVLPLMASGHAFNTAVDEMPISWDHIELRLDAYCATRADCDSLGISVGDFVAFDPLPEFTESGHISARHLDDKAGVAALLAALKAIVDSGEELMIDCHPLFTITEETGSGAAAALPWDVSEFVGIDIAPVAPGQHSSEHAVSVAMQDSGGPYDYHLSRHLLRLAADNELPARRDLFRYYFSDAHSAVTAGHDIRTALLAFGCDATHGYERTHIDSLAALSRLLGAYILSPPVFASDAQPATGSLERFSHQIEHETQMESDTRVPSVDSLLGQRTES; encoded by the coding sequence ATGACCAGCAAAATTCCCGAACCGGATCTCGATTACCTGCAAAAAGTCCTGCTGGAAATGCTCGCCATTCCCAGCCCCACCGGGTTCACCGACACCATCGTGCGGTACGTCGCCGAGCGCCTTGAAGAACTGGGCATTCCCTTTGAAATGACCCGTCGCGGCACTATCCGCGCGACTCTCAAGGGCAAGAGGAACAGTCCGGACCGAGCAGTCTCCGCTCACCTGGATACCATTGGCGCGGCGGTTCGCGCGATCAAGGACAACGGACGCCTGACCCTGGCGCCCGTCGGCTGCTGGTCCAGCCGTTTTGCCGAGGGCAGCCGCGTCAGCCTGTTCACCGACAACGGCGTGATCCGCGGCAGCGTGTTGCCGCTGATGGCTTCCGGGCACGCGTTCAACACCGCCGTGGATGAAATGCCGATCAGCTGGGATCACATCGAATTGCGCCTGGACGCCTATTGCGCCACCCGCGCCGATTGCGATTCGCTGGGGATCAGCGTCGGCGATTTCGTCGCCTTCGACCCGTTGCCGGAGTTCACCGAAAGCGGCCACATCAGCGCCCGTCACCTCGACGACAAGGCTGGCGTTGCCGCACTGCTGGCGGCACTGAAAGCGATTGTCGACAGCGGCGAAGAGTTGATGATCGACTGCCATCCGCTGTTCACCATCACCGAGGAAACCGGCAGTGGTGCGGCGGCTGCCCTGCCCTGGGATGTCAGCGAATTCGTCGGCATCGACATCGCGCCGGTCGCGCCCGGCCAGCACTCCAGCGAACACGCGGTGAGCGTGGCGATGCAGGATTCCGGCGGGCCTTATGACTATCATCTGTCGCGGCATCTGCTACGCCTGGCCGCTGACAACGAACTGCCGGCACGTCGGGACCTGTTCCGCTATTACTTCAGCGATGCTCACTCGGCCGTCACCGCCGGCCATGACATTCGCACCGCCCTGCTGGCCTTCGGTTGCGACGCCACTCACGGCTACGAACGTACCCACATCGACAGCCTTGCCGCTCTCAGCCGTTTGCTCGGCGCCTACATTCTCAGCCCGCCGGTATTCGCCAGCGATGCACAACCAGCCACGGGATCGCTGGAGCGGTTCAGTCACCAGATCGAGCACGAGACGCAGATGGAAAGCGATACCCGGGTACCGTCGGTGGATAGCCTGCTGGGACAGCGCACAGAAAGCTGA
- a CDS encoding YheU family protein, whose amino-acid sequence MLIPHDQLEVDTLTRLIEDFVTRDGTDNGDDTPLETRVLRVRQALTKGQALIVFDPESEQCQLMLKHDVPKHLFD is encoded by the coding sequence ATGCTGATCCCCCACGACCAACTTGAAGTCGACACCCTGACCCGCCTGATCGAGGATTTCGTGACCCGTGACGGCACGGACAACGGCGATGACACGCCGCTGGAAACCCGTGTGTTGCGTGTGCGTCAGGCATTGACCAAGGGCCAGGCGCTGATCGTCTTCGATCCGGAAAGCGAGCAATGCCAGTTGATGCTCAAGCACGACGTGCCCAAGCACCTGTTCGACTGA
- the ngg gene encoding N-acetylglutaminylglutamine synthetase, with translation MKPHATAYSQRLLRGQAPSYERLQARLAEDGSALSAAPIAVHCGWGRLLIGHTFPDAASLAQELLNEQPGERDIALYVAAPQQVLGLEPAQLFLDPSDTLRLWFSDYRQATRVFRGFRIRRAQSEADWQAINQLYQARGMLPIDAGLLTPHHQGGPVYWLAEDEDSGAIIGSVMGLNHHKAFNDPENGSSLWCLAVDPQCSRPGVGEVLVRHLIEHFMSRGLSYLDLSVLHNNRQAKNLYAKLGFRNLSTFAIKRKNGINQPLFLGPGPEAEFNPYARIIVEEAHRRGIEVQVDDAQAGLFTLIHGSRRVRCRESLSDLTSAISMTLCQDKSLTHKVLKNAGLKLPAQQLAGSADDNLAFLDEHERVVVKPLDGEQGQGVAVDLRSIEEVQQAIENARALDSRVLLESFHEGLDLRILVIGFEVVAAAIRRPAEVVGDGQHSISALIEAQSRRRQAATSGESKIPLDQETQRTLQAAGYDYASILPAGEHLFVRRTANLHTGGILEDVTAILHPALVDAAVRAARALDIPMVGLDLMVPAADQPQYVFIEANERAGLANHEPQPTAERFVDLLFAHSQPAVP, from the coding sequence AGTGCATTGAGCGCCGCGCCCATCGCCGTGCATTGCGGTTGGGGCCGGTTGTTAATCGGCCATACCTTTCCCGATGCGGCGAGCCTCGCCCAAGAGTTGCTCAATGAGCAGCCCGGTGAGCGGGACATCGCCTTGTACGTCGCCGCCCCCCAGCAAGTGCTGGGGCTGGAACCGGCGCAACTGTTTCTCGACCCGTCCGATACTTTGCGCCTGTGGTTCAGCGATTACCGTCAGGCCACCCGGGTGTTTCGCGGTTTTCGCATTCGTCGGGCGCAAAGCGAGGCGGACTGGCAGGCGATCAATCAGCTGTATCAGGCCCGCGGCATGCTGCCGATCGATGCAGGTTTGCTGACGCCCCATCATCAGGGCGGCCCGGTGTACTGGCTGGCCGAAGACGAGGACAGCGGCGCGATTATCGGCAGCGTCATGGGCCTCAATCACCACAAGGCGTTCAACGATCCGGAAAACGGCAGCAGCCTGTGGTGCCTGGCGGTCGATCCGCAATGTTCCCGCCCAGGCGTCGGTGAAGTGCTGGTGCGGCACTTGATCGAACACTTCATGAGCCGTGGGCTGAGTTACCTGGACCTGTCGGTGCTGCACAACAACCGTCAGGCGAAAAATCTTTACGCCAAGCTCGGTTTTCGCAACTTGTCGACCTTTGCGATCAAGCGCAAGAACGGTATCAACCAGCCGTTGTTTCTCGGCCCCGGCCCCGAAGCCGAGTTCAATCCGTATGCGCGGATCATCGTCGAAGAGGCTCATCGGCGCGGTATTGAGGTGCAGGTGGATGACGCGCAAGCCGGTCTGTTTACCTTGATCCACGGCAGTCGTCGGGTGCGTTGCCGCGAATCCCTGAGCGATCTGACCAGCGCCATCAGCATGACCTTGTGCCAGGACAAAAGCCTGACTCACAAGGTGCTGAAAAACGCCGGCCTCAAACTGCCCGCCCAACAACTGGCGGGAAGCGCGGACGACAATCTGGCGTTTCTCGACGAGCACGAACGGGTGGTGGTCAAACCGCTGGACGGTGAACAGGGCCAAGGGGTGGCGGTGGATTTGCGCAGCATTGAGGAGGTCCAGCAAGCCATCGAAAACGCCCGTGCACTCGACAGTCGAGTGCTGCTGGAAAGTTTTCACGAAGGCCTCGATTTGCGGATTCTGGTGATCGGCTTCGAGGTGGTCGCGGCTGCCATTCGCCGGCCGGCGGAAGTGGTGGGCGATGGTCAGCATTCCATCAGTGCGCTGATCGAAGCCCAGAGTCGTCGCCGTCAGGCGGCAACCAGCGGCGAAAGCAAAATCCCGCTGGATCAGGAGACTCAACGCACCTTGCAGGCGGCGGGTTATGACTACGCCAGCATTCTGCCGGCCGGCGAGCACTTGTTCGTACGGCGCACGGCGAATCTTCATACCGGCGGCATCCTTGAAGACGTCACGGCGATTCTGCATCCAGCCTTGGTGGACGCGGCGGTGCGCGCGGCGCGAGCGCTGGATATTCCGATGGTCGGGCTCGACCTGATGGTACCGGCCGCCGACCAGCCGCAGTACGTGTTTATCGAAGCCAATGAACGCGCCGGCCTGGCCAACCATGAACCGCAGCCGACGGCCGAGCGGTTTGTAGATTTGTTGTTTGCACATAGTCAGCCGGCAGTCCCTTAG
- a CDS encoding YnfA family protein, with product MLNYLWFFLAALFEIAGCFAFWMWLRQGKSVWWVIPALLSLTLFALLLTRVEANYAGRAYAAYGGIYIISSVGWLAVVERIRPLGSDWIGVALCVLGATVILFGPRLTAS from the coding sequence ATGCTCAATTACCTGTGGTTTTTCCTCGCCGCGCTGTTCGAAATCGCCGGCTGCTTCGCTTTCTGGATGTGGCTGCGCCAGGGTAAAAGCGTGTGGTGGGTCATCCCGGCCTTGCTCAGCCTGACGTTATTCGCGCTGCTGCTGACCCGGGTCGAAGCGAACTACGCCGGTCGCGCCTATGCCGCCTACGGCGGCATCTACATCATCTCGTCGGTTGGTTGGCTGGCGGTGGTCGAGCGGATTCGACCATTGGGCTCGGACTGGATCGGCGTGGCGCTGTGTGTACTCGGGGCGACTGTCATTTTGTTTGGTCCGCGCCTTACCGCTTCCTGA